A single Ziziphus jujuba cultivar Dongzao chromosome 11, ASM3175591v1 DNA region contains:
- the LOC107431938 gene encoding ABC transporter B family member 1 has product MSQDSQEIKTIEQWRWSEMQGLELVSAPAPALPDPFKTNNNHPSPTPTQQPTTPLATPPRVEQQDQEEAQKPPSRAHRTEAMESSEPTRDAGGGGGSGGTSSGSGEKPEVFPAVGFGELFRFADGLDYVLMTIGSLGAIVHGCSLPLFLRFFADLVNSFGSNANNMDKMMHEVLKYAFYFLVVGAAIWASSWAEISCWMWTGERQSTKMRIKFLEAALNQDIQYFDTEVRTSDVVFAINTDAVMVQDAISEKLGNFIHYMATFVSGFVVGFTAVWQLALVTLAVVPLIAVIGGTLTATLAKLSAKSQDALSKAGNVVEQTVVQIRVVYAFVGESRALQAYSSALKVAQRIGYKSGFAKGAGLGATYFVVFCCYALLLWYGGYLVRHHYTNGGLALATMFAVMIGGLALGQSAPSMGAFAKARVAAAKIHRIIDHKPGIDRNSESGTELESVTGLVELKNVDFAYPSRPEVRILNNFTLNVPAGKTIALVGSSGSGKSTVVSLIERFYDPISGEVLLDGHDIKTLKLRWLRQQIGLVSQEPALFATTIKENILLGRPDADQVEIEEAARVANAHSFIIKLTEGFDTQVGERGLQLSGGQKQRIAIARAMLKNPAILLLDEATSALDSESEKLVQEALDRFMIGRTTLVIAHRLSTIRKADLVAVLHQGTVSEIGTHDELISKGENGMYAKLIRMQEMAHETALNNARKSSARPSSARNSVSSPIIARNSSYGRSPYSRRLSDFSTSDFSLSLDASYPNYRLEKLGFKEQASSFWRLAKMNSPEWVYALVGSIGSVVCGSLSAFFAYVLSAVLSIYYNPNHAYMSREIEKYCYLLIGLSSAALLFNTLQHFFWDIVGENLTKRVREKMLGAVLKNEMAWFDQEENESARIAARLALDANNVRSAIGDRISVIVQNTALMLVACTAGFVLQWRLALVLIAVFPVVVAATVLQKMFMNGFSGDLEAAHGKATQLAGEAIANVRTVAAFNSEGKIVGLFASNLQAPLRRCFWKGQIAGSGFGIAQFSLYASYALGLWYASWLVKHGISDFSKTIRVFMVLMVSANGAAETLTLAPDFIKGGRAMRSVFELLDRKTEIEPDDPDATTVPDRLRGEVEFKHIDFSYPTRPDVPVFRDLSLRARAGKTLALVGPSGCGKSSVISLVQRFYDPTSGRIMIDGKDIRKYNLKSLRRHIAVVPQEPCLFATSIYENIAYGHESASEAEIIEAATLANAHKFISGLPDGYKTFVGERGVQLSGGQKQRIAIARALVRKAELMLLDEATSALDAESERSVQEALERACSGKTTIVVAHRLSTIRNAHIIAVIDDEKVAEQGSHSHLLKNYPDGCYARMIQLQRFTHSQVIGMASGSTSSAKPREDEDRESK; this is encoded by the exons ATGTCACAAGATTCTCAGGAGATAAAGACGATTGAGCAGTGGAGATGGTCCGAAATGCAAGGCCTTGAGCTCGTGTCAGCTCCTGCTCCTGCTCTTCCTGACCCATTTAAAACCAACAACAACCACCCATCACCAACGCCAACACAACAACCTACAACACCATTAGCCACACCCCCGAGAGTGGAACAACAAGACCAAGAAGAAGCTCAAAAGCCTCCTAGCAGAGCACACAGAACAGAAGCAATGGAGAGCTCCGAACCCACAAGGGACGCCGGCGGTGGTGGTGGTAGTGGTGGAACTAGTAGTGGCAGTGGGGAAAAGCCCGAGGTTTTTCCTGCAGTTGGGTTTGGAGAGCTTTTCAGATTCGCTGATGGGTTGGATTATGTTCTCATGACAATTGGGTCGCTTGGAGCAATTGTACATGGCTGCTCTTTGCCTCTGTTTCTTCGCTTCTTCGCCGATCTCGTTAATTCGTTCGGTTCCAATGCCAATAATATGGATAAGATGATGCATGAAGTTTTGAAG TATGCCTTTTATTTTCTTGTGGTTGGAGCTGCAATATGGGCGTCCTCATGGGCCG AAATATCATGTTGGATGTGGACCGGAGAACGGCAATCGAcgaagatgaggatcaaattcctTGAAGCCGCTTTGAACCAGGACATTCAGTACTTCGATACAGAGGTCCGAACCTCCGACGTTGTTTTCGCCATTAATACCGACGCAGTGATGGTCCAAGACGCCATTAGCGAGAAG TTGGGGAATTTCATTCACTATATGGCTACTTTTGTATCCGGTTTCGTGGTGGGTTTTACTGCAGTGTGGCAATTAGCTCTGGTAACACTTGCTGTTGTTCCTCTCATCGCCGTAATTGGAGGCACCCTTACTGCCACATTAGCTAAGCTCTCTGCCAAGAGCCAGGATGCTCTGTCTAAGGCAGGAAACGTTGTCGAACAG ACGGTGGTTCAAATTCGTGTTGTGTACGCGTTCGTCGGAGAATCAAGAGCATTACAAGCCTATTCCTCAGCTTTGAAGGTTGCTCAGAGAATTGGTTACAAGAGCGGATTTGCAAAGGGAGCTGGACTTGGCGCAACTTACTTTGTGGTTTTCTGCTGCTATGCGCTTCTTCTCTGGTATGGGGGTTATCTGGTTAGGCACCACTACACCAATGGAGGACTTGCTCTAGCCACCATGTTCGCTGTCATGATTGGTGGGCT TGCCTTGGGTCAGTCTGCCCCAAGCATGGGTGCATTTGCCAAGGCTAGAGTTGCAGCTGCTAAAATTCACCGTATAATTGATCACAAACCGGGCATAGACCGAAACAGTGAATCAGGCACCGAACTAGAGTCCGTAACTGGATTAGTGGAGCTAAAAAATGTGGACTTTGCCTACCCGTCGAGGCCGGAGGTTCGGATCCTTAACAATTTCACTTTGAATGTACCGGCCGGAAAGACCATAGCTTTGGTTGGCAGCAGTGGCTCTGGTAAGAGCACTGTTGTCTCCCTTATTGAGAGATTCTATGACCCTATCTCAG GAGAAGTTCTGCTTGATGGGCATGACATAAAGACATTAAAACTGAGATGGCTAAGGCAGCAAATTGGTCTTGTGAGCCAAGAACCTGCTCTGTTTGCTACCACCATCAAGGAAAACATACTCTTGGGTAGGCCTGATGCAGACCAAGTGGAAATTGAAGAAGCTGCAAGAGTTGCAAATGCTCATTCATTTATTATCAAGCTTACTGAAGGCTTTGACACTCAG GTAGGAGAGAGAGGATTGCAGCTTTCAGGAGGACAGAAGCAGAGGATAGCTATAGCAAGGGCTATGCTAAAAAACCCAGCAATTCTTCTCTTAGATGAGGCAACAAGTGCATTGGACTCTGAGTCAGAGAAGTTGGTGCAAGAGGCTCTTGACAGATTCATGATTGGAAGGACAACTCTTGTCATTGCTCATCGTCTCTCAACCATTCGAAAGGCTGACCTCGTAGCTGTACTCCACCAGGGGACTGTTTCTGAAATTGGAACCCATGATGAACTCATTTCTAAAGGTGAAAATGGTATGTATGCCAAGCTCATACGAATGCAGGAGATGGCACATGAAACTGCTCTCAACAATGCCAGAAAGAGTAGTGCAAG GCCCTCTAGTGCCAGAAACTCTGTGAGCTCACCAATAATTGCCCGAAATTCCTCATATGGTCGATCACCATACTCACGCCGTCTATCTGACTTCTCAACCTCTGATTTTAGCCTCTCCCTTGATGCCTCATACCCAAACTACCGCCTCGAAAAGCTTGGTTTCAAAGAGCAAGCTAGTTCTTTCTGGCGGCTTGCAAAAATGAATTCTCCTGAATGGGTATATGCTTTGGTTGGTTCAATTGGTTCTGTTGTTTGTGGTTCCCTTAGTGCCTTCTTTGCATATGTTTTAAGTGCAGTCCTTAGCATCTACTACAATCCCAATCATGCTTACATGAGCAGAGAAATTGAAAAGTACTGTTATTTGTTAATTGGGCTTTCATCGGCTGCACTTCTTTTCAACACACTTCAGCATTTCTTCTGGGATATAGTGGGAGAGAACCTTACGAAACGGGTGAGGGAGAAAATGTTGGGAGCAGTGTTGAAAAATGAAATGGCATGGTTTGACCAGGAGGAAAATGAGAGTGCTAGGATTGCAGCAAGGCTAGCTCTTGATGCCAACAATGTCAGATCTGCCATTGGGGACAGGATTTCAGTGATTGTGCAGAACACAGCTCTCATGTTAGTTGCTTGCACTGCTGGGTTTGTTCTGCAGTGGCGCCTTGCACTTGTTCTCATCGCCGTCTTCCCTGTGGTTGTCGCTGCCACAGTTTTGCAG AAAATGTTTATGAATGGATTCTCTGGAGACCTTGAGGCTGCTCATGGCAAGGCCACACAACTAGCTGGGGAGGCCATAGCAAATGTAAGGACTGTTGCTGCCTTCAATTCAGAGGGAAAGATAGTCGGTCTTTTCGCCTCCAACCTTCAGGCTCCCCTTCGCCGCTGCTTTTGGAAGGGTCAGATTGCTGGAAGTGGCTTTGGGATAGCTCAGTTCTCACTTTATGCTTCCTATGCTCTAGGTCTTTGGTATGCCTCATGGCTTGTAAAACATGGGATCTCTGATTTCTCCAAAACTATAAGAGTTTTCATGGTCCTCATGGTATCTGCCAATGGTGCGGCCGAAACACTAACCCTGGCTCCTGACTTCATCAAAGGTGGTCGAGCCATGCGATCGGTCTTTGAACTCCTTGACCGCAAAACTGAAATCGAACCTGATGATCCAGATGCGACCACAGTTCCTGACCGCCTGCGTGGTGAAGTTGAATTCAAGCACATAGACTTCTCTTATCCTACTCGCCCCGATGTCCCTGTTTTCCGTGACCTCTCTCTGCGTGCTCGAGCAGGAAAAACTCTTGCACTTGTTGGTCCTAGTGGATGTGGCAAGAGCTCAGTTATATCATTGGTACAGCGATTCTATGACCCAACATCAGGACGGATTATGATTGATGGAAAGGATATTCGGAAATACAATCTCAAATCCCTCAGAAGGCACATTGCTGTGGTTCCTCAGGAACCGTGCCTTTTTGCTACTTCCATTTATGAGAACATTGCTTATGGTCATGAGTCAGCATCTGAGGCCGAAATCATAGAAGCTGCAACTTTAGCTAATGCTCACAAGTTCATTTCTGGATTGCCTGATGGATATAAAACATTTGTTGGGGAGAGAGGAGTTCAATTATCTGGAGGACAGAAACAAAGAATTGCAATTGCTCGTGCTTTAGTAAGGAAGGCAGAGCTTATGCTGCTTGATGAGGCAACAAGTGCACTCGATGCTGAGTCTGAAAGATCTGTTCAGGAGGCTCTAGAGCGCGCATGTTCTGGGAAAACTACGATTGTCGTAGCACACAGATTGTCAACCATTCGGAATGCACATATCATTGCAGTGATTGATGATGAGAAGGTGGCAGAGCAAGGATCGCACTCCCATCTTCTAAAAAATTACCCTGATGGGTGTTATGCACGAATGATACAGCTGCAAAGGTTCACACATAGCCAAGTCATTGGAATGGCTTCAGGTTCAACTTCTTCAGCAAAACCTAGAGAAGATGAGGACAGAGAAAGCAAGTAA